From a single Rhodococcus qingshengii JCM 15477 genomic region:
- a CDS encoding type IV toxin-antitoxin system AbiEi family antitoxin domain-containing protein has protein sequence MTTSHGGSEFLRILDAQSGLVRQQQLSSFGYNRGMLRNFLDRGEWQRVLQGVYAVTAGPLTREMILNAAWLYGGAQAILSHDTAAEEWGMRRIDADKPVHVTVPYGKSARCQSATIRRVPARTSGALVRVGGVVHPGVVVHRSRAHRYIGVPSVIPRTSRADTAIDLATAESTARSAYVSLITTVTNARIPLNDVRRRIDERTPHRFKGALSDAVRLLADGVQSTLEYHYAVDVEQAHGLPSARRQSPVRVDGRTLYEDCDYSEFGVPLIVRLDGRWAHSMAEVAFRDRRRDNAAELAGRPRLVYGFDEVMKTPCQVAHEVETVLRRGGWVRTQSGACGTCAPFW, from the coding sequence ATGACTACGTCTCATGGTGGAAGCGAGTTTCTCCGGATTCTCGATGCGCAATCCGGTCTGGTACGGCAACAGCAACTCTCGTCATTCGGATACAACCGAGGGATGCTGCGGAACTTTCTGGACCGCGGCGAATGGCAGCGCGTTCTACAAGGCGTGTATGCAGTGACCGCTGGCCCGCTCACCAGAGAAATGATCTTGAACGCCGCTTGGCTTTATGGTGGCGCGCAAGCGATTCTGAGCCACGACACTGCAGCTGAGGAATGGGGAATGCGTCGCATCGACGCAGACAAGCCAGTCCATGTCACCGTGCCCTACGGCAAGTCCGCTCGCTGTCAGTCCGCGACAATCCGCCGAGTTCCAGCGCGAACGTCGGGTGCACTTGTCAGAGTGGGTGGCGTGGTTCACCCCGGGGTAGTCGTCCACCGCTCCCGAGCCCACCGATACATCGGCGTGCCGTCAGTCATACCTCGAACGTCGCGGGCGGATACCGCGATTGATCTTGCGACCGCCGAATCCACAGCGCGAAGCGCCTACGTTTCACTCATCACCACAGTGACAAATGCGCGAATTCCGTTGAACGATGTGCGTCGTCGGATTGACGAACGAACACCACATCGATTCAAGGGTGCGCTTTCCGATGCGGTACGACTCCTGGCAGACGGGGTGCAGTCAACGCTCGAATACCACTATGCGGTCGACGTGGAGCAGGCGCACGGGTTGCCGTCGGCCAGACGCCAGTCACCGGTTCGCGTCGACGGTCGCACGTTGTACGAGGATTGCGACTACAGCGAATTCGGTGTGCCGCTGATCGTGCGTCTCGACGGTCGGTGGGCGCATTCCATGGCAGAAGTGGCATTTCGTGATCGCCGCCGTGACAATGCGGCAGAGCTGGCAGGTCGTCCGCGGTTGGTCTACGGATTCGACGAGGTGATGAAGACCCCGTGCCAGGTTGCACATGAAGTGGAGACGGTCTTGCGGCGCGGAGGCTGGGTGAGGACGCAGTCGGGTGCCTGCGGCACCTGTGCGCCTTTTTGGTAG
- a CDS encoding class I SAM-dependent methyltransferase: protein MTTFKDSKSQDKLSIAEILETLSDGMLPLRFTAYDGSTAGPEDADYGLHLKSTRGTTYLATAPGDLGMARAYVSGDLEAEGVHPGDPYEILRIMGDELHLKRPSALTLASITRSLGWDLLRPIAPPPQEHLPRWRRVAEGLRHSKTRDAEVIHHHYDVSNTFYEYVLGPSMTYTCAAYDNAEQTLEEAQENKYRLVFEKLGLQKGDRLLDIGCGWGSMVRYAARRGVKVIGVTLSREQADWAQKAIEDEGLADLAQVRFSDYRDVAETGFDAVSSIGLTEHIGVGNYPAYFEFLKGKLREGGRLLNHCITRPDNRSSAKAGGFIDRYVFPDGELTGSGRIISEIQNVGLEVRHEENLREHYALTLAGWCQNLVDNWDACVAEVGEGTARVWGLYMAGSRLGFERNVVQLHQVLAVKLGPKGEAHVPLRPWWKA, encoded by the coding sequence ATGACCACGTTCAAAGACTCCAAAAGCCAGGACAAGCTCTCTATTGCCGAGATTCTCGAGACGCTTTCCGACGGCATGCTGCCGCTTCGATTCACCGCGTACGACGGCAGCACCGCCGGCCCCGAAGATGCCGACTACGGACTGCACCTCAAGTCGACTCGCGGAACCACTTATCTCGCAACAGCTCCCGGCGACCTCGGCATGGCCCGCGCGTACGTCTCCGGCGATCTCGAAGCCGAGGGTGTCCACCCCGGTGATCCGTACGAGATCCTGCGCATCATGGGTGACGAACTCCACCTCAAGCGCCCGTCCGCACTGACGCTCGCCAGCATCACGCGCTCCCTGGGCTGGGATCTGTTGCGGCCCATCGCCCCGCCGCCCCAGGAACATCTCCCTCGCTGGCGTCGCGTCGCAGAAGGACTGCGTCACTCCAAGACTCGTGACGCCGAAGTCATCCATCACCACTACGACGTCTCCAACACCTTCTACGAGTACGTCCTCGGCCCGTCCATGACGTACACCTGTGCCGCTTACGACAATGCGGAACAGACGCTCGAAGAAGCCCAGGAGAACAAGTACCGCCTGGTGTTCGAGAAGCTCGGACTCCAGAAGGGTGATCGACTTCTCGACATCGGCTGCGGCTGGGGCTCGATGGTCCGCTACGCGGCCAGGCGCGGCGTCAAGGTGATCGGCGTGACTCTCTCTCGCGAGCAAGCGGATTGGGCACAGAAGGCCATCGAGGACGAGGGCCTCGCCGATCTCGCCCAGGTCCGTTTCTCCGACTACCGCGACGTGGCCGAGACCGGATTCGACGCAGTGTCCTCCATCGGCCTGACCGAGCACATCGGCGTCGGAAACTACCCGGCGTACTTCGAGTTCCTCAAGGGCAAGCTGCGTGAGGGTGGGCGTCTGCTCAACCACTGCATCACCCGTCCGGACAACCGAAGCAGCGCCAAGGCAGGCGGATTCATCGACCGGTACGTCTTCCCCGACGGGGAGCTCACCGGTTCGGGTCGCATCATCTCCGAGATCCAGAACGTCGGCCTCGAGGTGCGTCACGAAGAGAACCTTCGCGAGCACTACGCACTGACGCTCGCCGGATGGTGCCAGAATCTCGTCGACAACTGGGACGCCTGCGTCGCCGAGGTCGGCGAAGGAACCGCCCGCGTCTGGGGCCTGTACATGGCCGGCTCACGACTCGGGTTCGAGCGCAATGTCGTTCAGCTGCACCAGGTTCTGGCCGTGAAGCTCGGCCCCAAGGGTGAGGCGCATGTGCCGCTTCGCCCGTGGTGGAAGGCCTAG
- a CDS encoding FAD-binding oxidoreductase, protein MGFEQHREGVERLLASYRAIPADASVRLAKKTSNLFRARAKTSAPGLDVSGLAGVIAVDAQARTADVAGMCTYEDLVDATLPYGLAPLVVPQLKTITLGGAVTGLGIESTSFRNGLPHESVLEIDVLTGSGEIITATPDGEHAELFFGFPNSYGTLGYSTRLKIALEPVKKYVALRHVRFDSLKKLEETMDRIVTEREYDGIAVDYLDGVVFTDSESYLTLGVQTDEEGPVSDYTDQDIFYRSIQHSSLTQPKTDRLTIRDYLWRWDTDWFWCSRAFGAQNPKIRRFWPKQYLRSSFYWKLIALDHKYDIGDRLEKRKGKPPRERVVQDVEVPIERTADFVSWFLEEIPIEPLWLCPLRLREPSPAAASASRPWPLYPLEPKRTYVNIGFWSSVPIVPGEREGAANRLIEEKVSDFDGHKSLYSDSYYSKEDFEELYYGGDRYIGLKERYDPKSRLLDLFSKAVQRK, encoded by the coding sequence ATGGGGTTCGAGCAGCACAGAGAAGGCGTCGAACGCCTACTCGCGTCATACCGCGCCATTCCCGCCGATGCTTCTGTACGCCTGGCAAAGAAGACATCCAATCTGTTCCGCGCTCGCGCCAAGACGTCGGCCCCCGGCCTCGACGTCAGCGGTCTGGCAGGTGTCATCGCCGTCGATGCGCAGGCGCGCACAGCCGACGTCGCCGGCATGTGCACGTACGAGGACCTCGTCGACGCGACGCTGCCCTACGGGCTGGCGCCCCTGGTCGTGCCTCAACTCAAGACCATCACCCTGGGCGGTGCGGTGACCGGCCTGGGCATCGAGTCCACCTCGTTCCGCAACGGCCTGCCGCACGAGTCGGTACTCGAAATCGACGTACTGACCGGAAGCGGCGAGATCATCACCGCAACACCGGACGGCGAACACGCCGAACTGTTCTTCGGTTTCCCCAATTCCTACGGCACCCTTGGCTATTCGACGCGATTGAAGATCGCACTCGAACCCGTCAAGAAGTACGTCGCCTTGCGCCACGTGCGCTTCGATTCGTTGAAGAAACTCGAAGAAACGATGGATCGCATCGTCACCGAACGCGAGTACGACGGGATCGCCGTCGACTATCTCGACGGGGTGGTCTTCACCGATTCCGAGAGCTACCTCACACTCGGCGTGCAAACCGACGAGGAAGGCCCGGTCAGCGATTACACCGACCAGGACATCTTCTACCGGTCGATCCAGCATTCGTCACTCACCCAGCCCAAGACGGATCGCTTGACCATTCGCGACTACCTGTGGCGCTGGGACACCGACTGGTTCTGGTGCTCACGAGCTTTCGGTGCACAGAACCCGAAGATCCGGCGCTTCTGGCCCAAGCAGTACCTGCGCAGCAGCTTCTACTGGAAGCTGATCGCCCTCGACCACAAGTACGACATCGGAGATCGCCTCGAAAAGCGCAAGGGCAAGCCCCCGCGCGAACGCGTCGTCCAGGACGTCGAGGTACCCATCGAACGAACCGCGGACTTCGTCTCGTGGTTCCTCGAGGAAATCCCGATCGAACCACTGTGGTTGTGCCCGTTGCGTCTTCGTGAGCCAAGCCCGGCCGCCGCTTCTGCATCACGGCCGTGGCCCCTCTACCCCCTCGAACCCAAGCGCACCTACGTCAACATCGGCTTCTGGTCTTCGGTGCCGATCGTTCCCGGTGAGCGCGAGGGGGCAGCAAATCGACTGATCGAAGAAAAGGTCAGCGATTTCGACGGACACAAATCGCTCTACTCCGACTCCTACTACTCGAAGGAAGACTTCGAGGAGCTGTACTACGGCGGCGACCGGTACATCGGACTCAAGGAACGCTACGACCCGAAATCCCGTTTATTGGATCTATTCTCTAAGGCGGTGCAACGTAAATGA
- a CDS encoding SRPBCC family protein translates to MGQVNAMSSTVVTAAPDKVLAALSDYETVRPRILSEQYLDYKVVEGGQGDGTVAQWTLKATEKRSRNVKATVTVDGNVITEKDANSSLVTTWTVAPNGTGTTVTTLTQWQGATGIGGFFERTFAPKGLQRIQAQVLDNLKRELV, encoded by the coding sequence ATGGGTCAGGTCAATGCAATGAGTTCGACAGTCGTCACAGCAGCACCCGACAAGGTGCTCGCGGCGCTCTCGGACTACGAGACGGTTCGCCCGCGAATCCTGTCCGAGCAGTACCTCGACTACAAGGTCGTCGAAGGTGGCCAGGGTGACGGAACCGTCGCGCAGTGGACGCTCAAGGCGACGGAAAAGCGCTCGCGCAACGTCAAGGCGACAGTGACGGTCGACGGCAACGTCATCACCGAGAAGGACGCGAACTCCAGCCTCGTCACCACCTGGACCGTTGCCCCCAACGGCACCGGAACGACGGTGACGACGCTCACCCAGTGGCAGGGTGCCACCGGTATCGGCGGCTTCTTCGAGCGCACGTTCGCTCCGAAGGGTCTGCAGCGCATCCAGGCCCAGGTCCTGGACAACCTCAAGCGCGAACTCGTCTAA